A single genomic interval of Rhodopseudomonas palustris harbors:
- a CDS encoding FkbM family methyltransferase, whose translation MNVPEPIQFDRATGALEGAGALERAAACALVMGARVSSTFSYRGYNAAANLMRKALPERDIAIKLNPDATFVFPYGDGYWSKLLQRDYDYEIELDLLFRDAADVDYTLIDCGANYGYWSVLVSSAPFGAHRTLAIEPSSQNFARLTHNARVNGNRFSVMKCAVGAARGTAKLSGTKHEAFSIAGKPGVDGEDVPVIRLDDLIDDGHLPLGGKYIVKLDVEGVEIDAIRGGERLLAEDTAILCEEHGSDRDHKVSRYILEHTPLKLVVYDPQSNRYEAVVDLGILDRIKVASNVGYNVVGTASAFWQARIQHLNASVAQRSARN comes from the coding sequence GTGAACGTGCCCGAGCCCATCCAGTTTGACCGCGCCACCGGCGCTCTCGAGGGCGCCGGTGCCCTCGAGCGCGCTGCGGCGTGCGCGCTGGTGATGGGCGCGCGGGTGTCGTCGACGTTCTCGTATCGCGGCTACAACGCGGCGGCGAATTTGATGCGCAAGGCGCTGCCGGAGCGCGACATCGCGATCAAGCTCAATCCCGACGCGACCTTCGTGTTTCCCTACGGCGACGGCTATTGGAGCAAGCTGCTGCAGCGCGATTATGATTACGAGATCGAGCTGGACCTGCTGTTCCGCGACGCCGCCGACGTTGACTACACGCTGATCGATTGCGGCGCGAATTACGGCTACTGGTCGGTCCTGGTATCGAGCGCGCCCTTCGGTGCGCATCGCACCCTGGCGATCGAGCCGTCGAGCCAGAACTTCGCCCGCCTGACGCATAATGCGAGGGTCAACGGCAACCGGTTCTCGGTGATGAAGTGCGCGGTCGGCGCCGCGCGCGGCACCGCCAAGCTGTCGGGCACCAAGCACGAAGCGTTCAGCATCGCCGGCAAGCCCGGCGTCGACGGCGAGGACGTGCCGGTGATCCGTCTCGACGATCTGATCGATGACGGCCATCTGCCGCTTGGCGGCAAGTACATCGTCAAGCTCGACGTCGAGGGTGTCGAGATCGACGCGATCCGCGGCGGCGAGCGGCTGCTCGCCGAAGACACTGCGATCCTGTGCGAAGAGCACGGCAGCGACCGCGATCACAAGGTGTCGCGCTACATCCTCGAACACACCCCGCTGAAGCTGGTCGTGTACGACCCGCAAAGCAATCGCTACGAGGCCGTGGTCGATCTCGGCATTCTCGACCGGATCAAGGTCGCGTCGAATGTCGGCTACAACGTCGTCGGAACCGCAAGCGCGTTCTGGCAGGCCCGGATCCAACACCTGAATGCGAGCGTGGCGCAGCGCTCGGCGAGAAACTGA
- a CDS encoding NADH-quinone oxidoreductase subunit D, giving the protein MADAAAPDAASVRNFTINFGPQHPAAHGVLRLVLELDGEVVERVDPHIGLLHRGTEKLIEQKTYLQAIPYFDRLDYVAPMNQEHAFCLAVEKLLGIAVPRRAQLIRVLYAEIGRILSHLLNVTTQAMDVGALTPPLWGFEEREKLMMFYERASGSRMHAAYFRVGGVHQDLPPKLVDDIDAWCDAFPAVVNDLDRLLSDNRIFKQRNVDIGVVTLDQAWSWGFSGVMVRGSGAAWDLRKSQPYECYAELDFEVPIGKNGDCYDRYHIRMEEMRQSVRIMKQCIAKLRAPDGQGPVVVDDHKIFPPRRGEMKRSMEALIHHFKLYTEGFHVPAGEVYVAVEAPKGEFGVYLVSDGSNKPYKCKIRAPGFAHLQAMDFLSRGHLLADVSAILGSLDIVFGEVDR; this is encoded by the coding sequence ATGGCTGACGCTGCTGCTCCCGACGCTGCCAGCGTCCGCAACTTCACCATCAATTTCGGTCCGCAGCATCCGGCGGCACACGGCGTGCTCCGGCTGGTGCTGGAGCTCGACGGCGAGGTGGTCGAACGGGTCGATCCGCATATCGGCCTCCTGCATCGCGGCACCGAGAAGCTGATCGAGCAGAAGACCTATCTGCAGGCGATTCCGTATTTCGATCGGCTCGATTACGTCGCGCCGATGAACCAGGAACACGCCTTCTGCCTGGCGGTGGAAAAGCTGCTCGGGATCGCGGTGCCGCGCCGCGCCCAACTGATCCGCGTGCTGTATGCCGAGATCGGCCGCATCCTGTCGCATCTGCTCAACGTCACCACGCAGGCGATGGACGTCGGTGCGCTGACCCCGCCGCTGTGGGGCTTCGAAGAGCGCGAAAAGCTGATGATGTTCTACGAGCGCGCCTCCGGCAGCCGGATGCACGCCGCGTATTTCCGCGTCGGCGGTGTGCATCAGGATCTGCCGCCGAAGCTTGTCGACGACATCGACGCCTGGTGTGACGCATTCCCGGCGGTGGTGAACGATCTCGACCGTCTGCTCAGCGACAACCGCATCTTCAAGCAACGTAACGTCGATATCGGCGTGGTGACGCTCGATCAGGCGTGGTCCTGGGGCTTCTCCGGCGTGATGGTGCGCGGCTCCGGCGCGGCCTGGGACCTGCGCAAGTCGCAGCCCTACGAATGCTACGCCGAGCTCGATTTCGAAGTTCCGATCGGTAAGAACGGCGACTGTTACGACCGATACCACATCCGCATGGAAGAGATGCGGCAGTCGGTTCGGATCATGAAGCAGTGCATTGCCAAGCTGCGGGCGCCGGACGGGCAGGGGCCGGTTGTGGTCGACGACCACAAGATCTTCCCGCCGCGCCGCGGCGAGATGAAGCGCTCGATGGAAGCGCTGATCCATCACTTCAAGCTGTACACCGAGGGCTTCCACGTCCCGGCCGGCGAAGTCTATGTCGCGGTCGAGGCGCCGAAGGGCGAGTTCGGCGTGTACCTGGTGTCCGACGGCAGCAACAAGCCTTACAAGTGCAAGATCCGTGCGCCTGGCTTCGCCCATCTGCAGGCGATGGACTTCCTCAGCCGCGGCCATCTGCTCGCCGACGTCTCGGCGATCCTCGGTTCGCTCGACATCGTGTTCGGAGAGGTCGATCGGTGA
- a CDS encoding NADH-quinone oxidoreductase subunit C — translation MDDNGLDTLGQTIVGALPGIATGHSVGFGQLTLTVDAGKIVEVMRLLRDDPRFRFISFIDMTAVDYPGRAERFEIVYHLLSPKLNERVRVKAEVGETTLVPSIIEVFPGADWFEREAYDLYGIVITGHPDMRRLLTDYGFDGHPLRKDFPLTGFVEVRYDDDQKRVIYEPVRLNQEFRKFDFLSPWEGADYPVLPGDEKAGVKS, via the coding sequence ATGGACGACAACGGGCTCGACACCCTGGGTCAGACGATCGTCGGCGCCTTGCCGGGCATCGCGACCGGTCACTCGGTCGGATTCGGCCAGCTCACGCTGACGGTCGATGCCGGCAAAATCGTGGAGGTGATGCGGCTGCTGCGCGACGATCCGCGCTTCCGCTTCATCAGCTTCATCGACATGACCGCGGTCGACTATCCCGGCCGCGCGGAACGGTTCGAGATCGTCTATCACCTGCTTTCGCCCAAGCTGAACGAGCGGGTGCGGGTGAAGGCCGAGGTCGGCGAGACCACGCTGGTGCCGTCGATCATCGAGGTGTTTCCCGGTGCCGACTGGTTCGAGCGCGAAGCCTACGACCTCTACGGCATCGTCATCACCGGTCATCCCGATATGCGCCGGCTGCTGACTGATTATGGTTTCGATGGTCATCCGCTGCGCAAGGATTTTCCGCTGACCGGTTTCGTCGAGGTTCGCTACGACGACGACCAGAAGCGGGTGATCTACGAGCCGGTGCGGCTCAATCAGGAGTTCCGTAAGTTCGACTTCCTATCGCCCTGGGAAGGGGCTGACTATCCGGTCCTTCCCGGAGACGAGAAGGCGGGAGTGAAGTCGTGA
- a CDS encoding NuoB/complex I 20 kDa subunit family protein codes for MGLRPETMQPTPSQHPVGAQPLIARPATGIIDPNTGRPVGADDPFFLNVNRELSDKGFFVAATDDLITWARTGSLMWMTFGLACCAVEMMQLSMPRYDAERFGFAPRASPRQSDVMIVAGTLTNKMAPALRKVYDQMPEPRYVISMGSCANGGGYYHYSYSVVRGCDRIVPIDIYVPGCPPTAEALLYGVMLLQKKIRRTGTIER; via the coding sequence ATGGGATTGAGGCCTGAGACGATGCAGCCGACGCCGTCGCAACATCCGGTCGGCGCGCAGCCGCTGATCGCGCGGCCCGCTACCGGCATCATCGACCCCAACACCGGCAGGCCGGTCGGGGCGGATGATCCGTTCTTTCTCAACGTCAACCGCGAACTGTCCGACAAAGGCTTCTTCGTCGCTGCGACCGATGACCTGATCACCTGGGCGCGCACCGGCTCACTGATGTGGATGACCTTCGGTCTCGCCTGCTGCGCCGTCGAGATGATGCAGCTGTCGATGCCGCGCTACGACGCCGAGCGTTTCGGCTTCGCGCCGCGTGCGTCGCCGCGTCAGTCCGACGTGATGATCGTCGCCGGCACGCTGACCAACAAGATGGCCCCGGCGCTGCGCAAGGTTTACGACCAGATGCCGGAGCCGCGCTACGTGATCTCGATGGGATCGTGTGCCAACGGCGGCGGCTACTACCACTATTCGTATTCCGTGGTGCGCGGCTGCGACCGCATCGTTCCGATCGACATCTATGTGCCCGGCTGTCCGCCCACCGCCGAAGCGCTGCTGTACGGCGTGATGCTGCTGCAGAAGAAAATCCGGCGGACCGGCACTATCGAACGCTGA
- a CDS encoding NADH-quinone oxidoreductase subunit A: MSGILSNYLPIVVFIIVAAGLSFVLLVAPFAVAYQQPDPEKLSAYECGFNAFSDARMKFDVRFYLVAILFIIFDLEVAFLFPWAVAFGKLGATGFWSMMVFLGVLTVGFAYEWKKGALEWD; encoded by the coding sequence ATGAGCGGCATTCTGTCTAACTACCTGCCAATCGTCGTTTTTATCATCGTTGCGGCTGGTTTGAGCTTCGTTTTGCTGGTCGCGCCGTTCGCGGTGGCGTATCAGCAACCGGACCCGGAAAAGCTCTCCGCCTATGAATGCGGATTCAATGCTTTCAGCGATGCCCGCATGAAATTCGACGTCAGATTCTACCTTGTCGCCATTCTGTTCATCATCTTCGACCTCGAAGTCGCATTCCTGTTTCCGTGGGCGGTGGCCTTCGGCAAGCTCGGTGCGACCGGCTTCTGGTCGATGATGGTATTCCTTGGCGTCCTGACCGTCGGCTTCGCCTACGAATGGAAGAAGGGCGCTCTGGAATGGGATTGA
- a CDS encoding HU family DNA-binding protein: MAKKAVAKSATPATVTLKHLAAALAEEHELSKKQTEAILGDMVTRITKHLKKGERIRIVGLGILQVRKRAARMGRNPATGEQIQIKASKKVAFRAAKELKEAI; encoded by the coding sequence ATGGCGAAGAAAGCAGTTGCCAAATCCGCGACGCCGGCGACGGTGACCCTGAAGCATCTCGCAGCGGCGCTCGCGGAAGAGCACGAGCTGTCGAAGAAGCAGACCGAAGCCATTTTGGGCGACATGGTGACCCGCATCACCAAGCACCTGAAGAAGGGCGAGCGCATTCGCATCGTCGGCCTCGGCATCCTCCAGGTTCGCAAGCGCGCCGCCCGCATGGGCCGCAACCCGGCCACCGGCGAGCAGATCCAGATCAAGGCCTCCAAGAAGGTGGCGTTCCGCGCCGCCAAGGAACTCAAGGAAGCGATCTGA
- the pepT gene encoding peptidase T, which yields MVPSLGAASLQGSSDVTAINFDFTVLERFLRYVTIDTQSDPHSESCPSTEKQKDLGALLAQELRELGLADAHLDQHGYVYATIPATTEKQNVPVICFCAHMDTSPDCSGAGVKPQVWKDYQGGDIVLPGDKSQMIRRAEHPALSNQISHDIVTSDGTTLLGADNKAGVAEIMDAARFLLAHPEIKHGTLKILFTPDEEIGRGVDKVDLTKLGADFAYTMDGESAGHIEDETFSADSAVITIEGVSAHPGFAKGKIEHAIKIAAAIIERLPKTGCSPETTEGREGFLHPIGITGTLEKASVSFIVRDFTEAGLRDKETLLQSIVEEVMLDYPRSRAKIEIQPQYRNMKQVLDRHPELVENAREAIRRAGLTPVTAAIRGGTDGARLSFMGLPCPNVFAGEHAFHSRLEWVSRQDMEKAVETIVHLATIFEEQA from the coding sequence ATGGTCCCGAGTTTGGGCGCTGCGAGCCTGCAAGGGAGTTCGGACGTGACCGCGATTAACTTCGACTTCACCGTGTTGGAGCGTTTTCTCCGCTACGTCACCATCGACACCCAATCGGACCCGCATTCCGAATCCTGCCCGTCCACAGAAAAGCAGAAGGACCTCGGCGCGCTGCTGGCGCAGGAGCTGCGCGAATTGGGCCTCGCCGACGCGCATCTCGACCAGCACGGCTACGTCTACGCGACGATTCCCGCGACCACCGAGAAACAGAACGTTCCGGTAATCTGCTTCTGTGCCCACATGGACACCTCGCCCGATTGTTCAGGAGCTGGCGTCAAACCGCAGGTCTGGAAGGACTATCAGGGCGGCGACATCGTCCTGCCGGGTGATAAGTCGCAGATGATTCGGCGCGCCGAGCACCCGGCGCTGTCGAATCAGATCAGCCACGACATCGTCACCAGCGACGGCACCACCCTGCTCGGCGCCGACAACAAAGCCGGCGTCGCCGAGATCATGGATGCGGCGCGGTTTCTGCTGGCGCACCCCGAGATCAAGCATGGCACGCTCAAGATCCTGTTCACCCCGGACGAAGAGATCGGCCGCGGTGTCGACAAGGTCGACCTCACCAAGCTCGGCGCCGATTTCGCCTACACCATGGACGGCGAAAGCGCCGGGCATATCGAGGATGAGACGTTCTCGGCCGACAGCGCGGTGATCACCATCGAGGGCGTCAGCGCCCATCCGGGATTCGCCAAGGGCAAGATCGAGCATGCCATCAAGATCGCTGCGGCGATCATCGAGCGGCTGCCCAAAACCGGCTGCTCGCCGGAGACCACCGAAGGACGCGAAGGCTTCCTGCATCCGATCGGAATCACCGGCACGCTGGAAAAGGCCAGCGTCAGCTTCATCGTCCGGGATTTCACAGAAGCCGGACTGAGGGACAAGGAAACGCTGCTGCAGAGCATCGTCGAAGAGGTGATGCTGGATTATCCGCGCTCGCGCGCCAAGATCGAGATCCAGCCGCAATATCGCAACATGAAGCAGGTGCTCGACCGCCATCCCGAGCTGGTCGAGAACGCCCGTGAAGCCATCCGCCGTGCCGGCCTCACGCCGGTCACCGCCGCGATCCGCGGCGGCACCGATGGCGCGCGGCTGTCGTTCATGGGCCTGCCCTGCCCCAACGTGTTCGCCGGCGAGCACGCCTTCCACTCCCGTCTGGAATGGGTCAGCCGCCAGGACATGGAGAAGGCGGTCGAGACCATCGTGCATCTGGCAACGATCTTCGAAGAGCAGGCGTAA
- a CDS encoding efflux RND transporter periplasmic adaptor subunit, giving the protein MICARLASLASARRIGIVALIAGAPIILTGCKEQNKYAAPPPAKVTVAKPTQAPVTLYAEFTGNTSPVASVDLEARVQGFLESVDYLDGEAVKKDRELFKIEKAQYQAQVDLQQAQLDGAKAKQANAQREADRQTILGQRDVASQRNVDDAQTNLAAANAQVAAAQASLALAKTSLGYTTVTAPFDGVVTRRLVNVGTLVGSAGPTKLATILQVDPLYVYFNITEQQQINLRDALAKRGKTLKDMREERLEMPIQVALASDTSFQYAGKIDYIAPQVDPSTGTLQLRGTLPNKDVALVPGLFVRVRVAVGQLDDALLINDTAVMSNQTGSYVMVVGAGDVVEQRQVTLGPQEGQLRVVTSGLKADDRVVIGAIQRAIAGNTVTPVAGTMAAAPTAPTPAPAALSPGAQSGTAKP; this is encoded by the coding sequence ATGATTTGCGCCCGCTTGGCATCTTTGGCGTCTGCACGAAGGATCGGAATTGTCGCGCTGATCGCAGGCGCTCCCATCATCCTGACCGGCTGCAAGGAGCAGAACAAATACGCTGCGCCACCACCAGCCAAGGTCACCGTCGCCAAGCCGACCCAAGCGCCGGTGACGCTGTATGCGGAATTCACCGGTAACACCTCGCCAGTCGCGTCGGTCGATCTCGAAGCACGGGTGCAGGGGTTTCTCGAAAGCGTCGACTATCTCGACGGTGAGGCGGTCAAGAAGGACCGTGAGCTGTTCAAGATCGAGAAGGCGCAGTACCAAGCCCAGGTCGATCTGCAGCAGGCCCAGCTCGACGGCGCCAAGGCCAAGCAGGCGAACGCCCAGCGTGAAGCCGATCGACAGACGATCCTCGGGCAGAGGGATGTCGCCTCGCAGCGCAATGTCGACGACGCCCAGACCAATCTGGCAGCCGCCAACGCCCAGGTCGCCGCCGCCCAGGCATCGCTGGCGCTGGCCAAGACCTCGCTGGGCTACACCACGGTGACGGCACCGTTCGACGGCGTGGTGACCCGCCGCCTTGTGAACGTCGGCACCCTGGTCGGCTCGGCCGGCCCGACCAAGCTCGCCACCATCCTGCAGGTCGATCCGCTCTACGTGTATTTCAACATCACCGAGCAGCAGCAGATCAATCTGCGCGACGCGCTCGCCAAGCGCGGCAAGACGCTGAAGGACATGCGCGAGGAACGCCTGGAAATGCCGATCCAAGTCGCGCTAGCGTCCGACACCTCGTTCCAATACGCCGGCAAGATCGACTACATCGCGCCGCAGGTCGATCCGTCGACCGGCACGCTGCAGCTCCGCGGGACGCTGCCGAACAAGGACGTGGCGCTGGTGCCGGGCCTGTTCGTCCGGGTCCGGGTCGCGGTCGGCCAGCTCGACGACGCGCTGCTGATCAACGACACCGCGGTGATGTCCAACCAGACCGGCAGCTACGTGATGGTGGTTGGCGCCGGCGACGTCGTCGAGCAGCGCCAGGTCACGCTCGGGCCGCAGGAAGGTCAGCTTCGGGTCGTCACCAGCGGATTGAAGGCTGACGACCGTGTGGTGATCGGCGCGATCCAGCGCGCCATTGCCGGCAACACCGTGACGCCGGTCGCCGGGACGATGGCGGCCGCCCCGACCGCGCCGACCCCGGCGCCCGCCGCGCTGAGCCCTGGAGCCCAATCCGGCACCGCGAAACCCTGA
- a CDS encoding efflux RND transporter permease subunit translates to MFSRFFIERPVLSNTLAFLIVLLGALALMRLPVSQYPDVVPPTVSVSATYPGASARTVMDSVALPIEQQVNGVEGMIYMQSTSASDGSYNLVVTFDIGTDPNMAQVLVQNRVSLASAQLPTSVSTQGLNIKKKSTAILQFVSLVSSDGRYDNLFLANYAKINIQNELARLPGVGDVSVLGSGSYAMRIWLDPDKLQSYGLTPSDVISAVQQQSNQVTAGLVGGPPAPSIVNFQYALDVVGRFNEATDFEKIVVKAVDQGGGQLVRIGDIGRVELGASSYGQNATLDGKPSAAIAISLLTGANALSVAEAVNAKMKEMAGSFPAGLDYKVSFDSTKFITASVDEVYETLIIAAVLVLVVILMFLQDWRAMLVPATTVPVTIIGAFAAMSAMGFTVNTTSLFALVLAIGIVVDDAIVIVEGVSRHTAGGMSSREAAVKAMSELFGPIIGITLVLMAVFLPAAALPGLTGKMYQQFALVIAATALISAVNAVTLKPTQCALWLRAPVPPEQRGIVYRIFNAVYARCEAVYAALIRRLVAFSILTTIVGLVLVGVAFYGVSRVPTAFLPSEDQGYFIISLKLPDAASAGRSDAAVAKAVELVRKTPGVESVIGVSGVSPLDNNATMYNAGMLYVVLHDWDQRKTKDLSIDAIAAKVRAALGQLDTATALVLMPPPIQGIGNTGGFTMMVEMKNGSSDFLALQNATEQLAANASTQSGITHAASTFKGNVKQLRLVVDRMKAETLGVTVGQVFSAVESYLGSTYVNQFTKFNNVFQVYVQADAPFRLRPDDVLKLKVKGSNGQMVPVGAVAYLTDEVGPPLITLYNLYPAATLVGSPAAGFSSGEAMSLMSEVAAKSLPSSMGTAWTGMSYQEQVVGDQIYYVFAVALLLVYFVLAGQYESWLQPLAVILAVPLTLLGTVAALEWSGLPNDLYTQIGIVLLIALAAKNAILIVEYAREKCVEGMPIAEAAVEAARLRFRPILMTSFAFIFGMLPLALATGAGAGARVSLGIAVVAGMLASTGLAVLFVPAFFAVLQRLGTRREAAASPAEG, encoded by the coding sequence ATGTTCTCGCGCTTCTTCATCGAACGGCCGGTGTTGTCCAACACCCTCGCCTTCCTGATCGTCCTGCTCGGCGCCCTGGCGCTGATGCGGCTGCCGGTGTCGCAATATCCTGACGTGGTGCCGCCGACGGTGTCGGTCTCCGCGACCTATCCGGGCGCCAGCGCGCGCACCGTGATGGATTCGGTGGCGCTGCCGATCGAGCAGCAGGTCAACGGCGTCGAGGGCATGATTTATATGCAATCGACCAGCGCCAGCGACGGCAGCTACAATCTGGTCGTCACCTTCGACATCGGCACCGATCCGAACATGGCGCAGGTGCTGGTGCAGAACCGGGTGTCGCTGGCCAGCGCGCAATTGCCGACTTCGGTCTCGACTCAAGGTCTCAACATCAAGAAGAAGTCGACCGCGATCCTGCAATTCGTCAGCTTGGTTTCGTCCGACGGCCGCTATGACAACCTGTTTCTCGCCAACTACGCCAAGATCAACATCCAGAACGAGCTGGCGCGGCTGCCCGGCGTCGGCGACGTGTCGGTGCTCGGCTCCGGCTCCTACGCGATGCGGATCTGGCTCGATCCGGACAAGCTGCAAAGCTATGGCCTGACGCCGAGCGACGTGATCAGCGCCGTGCAGCAGCAGAGCAACCAGGTCACCGCCGGCCTGGTCGGCGGCCCGCCGGCACCGTCGATCGTGAATTTCCAGTACGCGCTCGACGTCGTCGGCCGCTTCAACGAAGCCACCGATTTCGAAAAGATCGTGGTCAAGGCGGTCGACCAGGGCGGCGGCCAGCTGGTGCGGATCGGCGACATCGGCCGCGTCGAGCTGGGCGCGTCGTCTTACGGCCAGAACGCAACGCTCGACGGCAAGCCCTCGGCTGCGATCGCAATTTCGCTGCTCACCGGCGCCAACGCGCTGTCGGTGGCAGAGGCGGTGAACGCCAAGATGAAGGAGATGGCGGGCTCGTTTCCGGCCGGTCTCGACTACAAGGTGTCGTTCGACAGCACCAAGTTCATCACCGCCTCGGTCGACGAGGTGTACGAAACGCTGATCATCGCCGCCGTGCTGGTGCTGGTGGTGATCCTGATGTTCCTGCAGGACTGGCGAGCGATGCTGGTCCCCGCCACCACCGTGCCGGTGACGATCATCGGCGCGTTCGCGGCGATGTCGGCGATGGGCTTCACGGTCAACACCACCAGCCTGTTCGCGCTGGTGCTGGCAATCGGCATCGTGGTCGACGACGCCATCGTCATCGTCGAAGGCGTGTCCCGGCACACCGCCGGCGGGATGTCGAGCCGAGAGGCCGCGGTCAAGGCGATGTCGGAGCTGTTCGGCCCGATCATCGGCATTACGCTGGTGCTGATGGCGGTTTTCCTGCCGGCCGCCGCCCTGCCCGGCCTCACCGGCAAGATGTATCAGCAGTTCGCGCTGGTGATCGCCGCCACCGCACTGATCTCGGCTGTTAACGCGGTGACGCTGAAGCCGACGCAATGCGCGCTGTGGCTGCGCGCGCCGGTGCCGCCGGAGCAGCGCGGCATCGTCTATCGCATCTTCAATGCGGTATATGCGCGCTGCGAGGCCGTGTATGCGGCGCTGATCCGCCGCCTGGTCGCGTTCAGCATCCTGACCACGATCGTCGGCCTGGTTCTGGTCGGGGTCGCGTTCTATGGCGTGTCGCGGGTGCCGACGGCCTTCCTGCCCTCGGAAGATCAGGGCTATTTCATCATCAGCCTGAAGCTGCCGGATGCGGCTTCCGCCGGGCGCAGCGACGCTGCGGTCGCCAAGGCGGTCGAGCTGGTGCGCAAGACTCCGGGCGTCGAAAGCGTGATCGGCGTCTCCGGCGTCTCGCCGCTCGACAACAACGCCACGATGTACAACGCCGGCATGCTGTACGTGGTGCTGCACGACTGGGATCAGCGCAAGACCAAGGATCTCAGCATCGACGCGATCGCCGCCAAGGTGCGCGCTGCGCTCGGGCAGCTCGACACCGCAACCGCGCTGGTGCTGATGCCGCCGCCGATCCAGGGCATCGGCAACACCGGCGGCTTCACCATGATGGTGGAGATGAAGAACGGCAGTTCGGACTTCCTGGCGCTGCAGAACGCCACCGAACAGCTCGCCGCCAACGCCTCGACCCAGAGCGGCATCACCCACGCGGCCTCGACCTTCAAGGGCAACGTCAAGCAGCTCCGTTTGGTGGTGGACCGCATGAAGGCGGAGACGCTCGGCGTCACCGTCGGCCAGGTGTTCTCGGCCGTCGAAAGCTATCTCGGCTCGACCTACGTCAACCAGTTCACCAAGTTCAACAACGTGTTCCAGGTCTACGTCCAGGCCGACGCGCCGTTCCGGCTGCGGCCAGACGACGTGTTGAAGCTGAAGGTGAAAGGCAGCAACGGCCAGATGGTGCCGGTCGGCGCGGTCGCGTACCTGACCGACGAGGTCGGCCCGCCGCTGATCACGCTGTACAATCTGTACCCGGCCGCAACGCTGGTCGGCAGCCCGGCGGCCGGCTTCAGCTCCGGTGAAGCGATGTCGCTGATGAGCGAAGTCGCCGCCAAGTCGCTGCCCTCGTCGATGGGCACGGCCTGGACCGGGATGTCGTATCAGGAGCAGGTGGTCGGCGATCAGATCTACTACGTGTTCGCGGTCGCGCTGCTGCTGGTGTATTTCGTGCTCGCCGGACAATACGAAAGCTGGCTGCAGCCGCTGGCGGTGATCCTCGCCGTGCCGCTGACCCTGCTCGGCACCGTCGCGGCGCTGGAATGGTCGGGCCTGCCGAACGATCTCTATACGCAAATCGGCATCGTGCTGCTGATCGCACTGGCGGCGAAGAACGCAATTCTGATCGTCGAATATGCGCGCGAGAAATGTGTGGAAGGCATGCCGATCGCCGAGGCCGCAGTGGAGGCCGCGCGGCTCCGGTTCCGCCCGATCCTGATGACCTCGTTCGCCTTCATCTTCGGCATGCTGCCGCTGGCGCTCGCGACCGGCGCCGGTGCCGGCGCCCGCGTCTCGCTCGGCATCGCCGTGGTGGCCGGTATGCTGGCCTCCACGGGGCTGGCGGTGCTGTTCGTGCCGGCGTTCTTCGCCGTGCTGCAGCGGCTGGGGACGCGGCGTGAAGCCGCCGCCTCTCCGGCCGAGGGATAA